Proteins encoded in a region of the Oscillospiraceae bacterium MB24-C1 genome:
- a CDS encoding aminopeptidase produces MDNKIIQAMNIADKIIGDLLAVKAGEEVLIAIDTESDMRMAQAFAAASQKCGADFMIAMMAARDKSQATTIPKSLEEAMSGCDVFIPMTKASGAPAYNLKMKALLREKKIRECCMVLRDIDNYIHGGALADYEQVYVDGQNLQKLWWHKKNAHVTSPAGTDLTFEMIDMMPIIECGIAREPGLSMAFSDGEVSLGPVEGTMNGTMVIDGPMCYYGLPSTPVRLRIENGRVAEILGGDPKICKELEKLFAEVKNSDNIAEIGIGLNPASLFNGDFEEEKKARGTIHFALGNGLYYDQSVDSQVHIDMVLYNTTVDFDGEIFVKDGNVIILDKIER; encoded by the coding sequence GTGGATAACAAAATTATTCAGGCCATGAACATCGCGGACAAAATTATAGGGGATTTATTAGCGGTAAAAGCAGGTGAGGAGGTGCTTATTGCGATTGATACCGAGAGCGATATGCGTATGGCGCAGGCTTTCGCCGCAGCCAGTCAAAAGTGCGGTGCGGACTTTATGATCGCAATGATGGCAGCGCGCGATAAGAGCCAGGCTACTACCATTCCGAAATCCCTGGAGGAGGCCATGTCTGGCTGTGATGTTTTTATTCCTATGACAAAAGCATCTGGTGCACCCGCATACAACTTAAAAATGAAAGCGTTGTTGCGTGAAAAAAAGATTCGAGAATGCTGCATGGTCCTGCGTGACATTGACAATTACATTCACGGGGGAGCGCTTGCAGATTATGAGCAAGTATATGTTGACGGCCAAAATCTTCAAAAGCTGTGGTGGCATAAAAAGAACGCACATGTTACCTCGCCCGCGGGTACCGACCTGACTTTTGAAATGATTGATATGATGCCGATCATTGAGTGTGGTATTGCTCGTGAACCGGGGCTCAGTATGGCTTTCTCGGACGGAGAGGTTTCATTAGGTCCTGTTGAGGGCACTATGAATGGAACTATGGTAATTGATGGCCCCATGTGCTACTATGGGCTTCCTAGCACTCCGGTTCGTTTGCGTATTGAGAATGGAAGGGTGGCCGAGATTCTCGGCGGGGATCCAAAGATTTGCAAGGAGTTGGAAAAGCTATTCGCCGAGGTAAAAAACAGTGACAATATTGCGGAAATCGGCATTGGACTGAACCCGGCATCATTGTTTAACGGTGACTTTGAGGAGGAAAAAAAGGCACGCGGAACCATTCATTTCGCACTTGGAAACGGTTTGTATTATGACCAAAGCGTTGATTCCCAAGTACATATTGATATGGTGTTGTATAACACTACCGTTGATTTTGATGGCGAAATCTTTGTTAAAGATGGTAATGTGATAATTTTAGATAAAATAGAACGATAG
- a CDS encoding TIGR00366 family protein gives MQDDKKISKKLAKHPFWGLILMVILTVILTWLIPAGQYDRYVNEAGLTVVDPSSFHYVENNPAGIADMFRSFYYGFTKAAGVMGAVSFVGGAFGVLKGIGILNAAVVGLTHKMRNKPFYLLAGTVMLAIALHHSFTGFRELDVVFVALMIPICLEMGYDTMTGAGVVLLGSTVGFTCALANPFFTGIAHEIAELPMYSAMWFRGMVMLTFLLIGLLYINSYAKKVKADPTKSITFALEAESRARFIRGTNSDEAGADQLTTREKVAGCSFLIVFAYMVFGCIKLGFGFAEVAACFFAMSLLTGFIAGKNLNEICYLFTQGIADILVAIYIIFFARAILVLMEDALIIDTVIHFLSQFVIGSSSVLSAVIVFILQCLINFFIPSGSGQAVITMPIITPLADMGGITRQVACLASQLGDGITNYIYPTNGGLLATLAVAGLSYAHWAKFAWKIILLMVILCAVFVAGAQMIGLML, from the coding sequence ATGCAAGATGATAAAAAAATCTCTAAAAAGCTCGCAAAGCATCCTTTTTGGGGACTTATCTTGATGGTCATCCTGACCGTTATTTTAACGTGGCTGATTCCAGCCGGTCAATATGACCGATATGTAAATGAAGCAGGCTTAACTGTAGTAGACCCTTCAAGTTTCCATTATGTGGAGAACAATCCCGCCGGTATCGCAGATATGTTCCGCTCATTTTATTATGGATTTACCAAGGCTGCTGGCGTTATGGGTGCAGTTTCCTTTGTAGGTGGCGCATTTGGCGTATTAAAGGGTATTGGCATCCTCAATGCCGCTGTAGTCGGCTTGACACATAAGATGCGTAATAAGCCCTTTTACCTTCTGGCCGGAACGGTCATGCTTGCTATTGCGCTTCATCATTCCTTTACAGGTTTCCGCGAGCTGGATGTTGTTTTTGTGGCATTAATGATACCTATTTGCCTTGAAATGGGTTATGATACCATGACGGGAGCGGGAGTTGTGTTGTTAGGTTCCACAGTAGGCTTTACCTGTGCCCTTGCAAACCCCTTTTTCACAGGTATTGCCCATGAGATTGCAGAACTTCCCATGTATTCCGCCATGTGGTTCCGGGGAATGGTTATGTTAACATTCCTTTTGATCGGTTTGTTATATATCAACTCATATGCCAAGAAAGTAAAAGCAGATCCGACAAAAAGTATAACTTTTGCACTGGAAGCTGAATCCCGCGCAAGATTTATTAGAGGAACAAACAGTGATGAAGCGGGGGCAGATCAATTGACTACCCGTGAAAAAGTGGCGGGATGTTCATTTTTAATTGTTTTTGCTTATATGGTTTTTGGGTGCATTAAGCTGGGATTTGGATTTGCCGAAGTTGCAGCTTGTTTCTTTGCAATGTCTCTTTTGACTGGTTTTATTGCGGGAAAAAATCTTAATGAAATTTGCTACCTATTTACTCAGGGAATTGCAGATATATTAGTCGCAATTTATATTATTTTCTTTGCGCGCGCCATCTTGGTGCTTATGGAAGACGCATTGATAATTGATACGGTTATTCACTTTTTATCTCAGTTTGTCATAGGAAGCAGCAGCGTTCTCTCTGCGGTAATTGTCTTTATTTTACAGTGTCTAATTAACTTTTTTATCCCATCGGGCAGCGGTCAGGCTGTTATTACAATGCCCATTATTACGCCTCTGGCCGATATGGGGGGGATTACTCGACAAGTTGCATGTCTTGCTTCTCAGCTTGGCGACGGCATAACCAACTATATCTATCCTACTAACGGCGGTCTGTTAGCTACGCTGGCGGTAGCTGGGCTTTCCTATGCACACTGGGCGAAATTTGCGTGGAAAATTATCCTATTAATGGTCATCCTATGTGCTGTTTTCGTAGCGGGGGCACAGATGATTGGTTTGATGTTGTAG
- a CDS encoding DUF5412 family protein encodes MKKLISDKAKIKKLRIATLILIPIVVCFYLWNPQRIRGEEVIGVYPSPNGTYVLTTYLNSGNITTDFSVLGRVMNTKTNRSKNVYDKYHCNVSKVQWLDDTTVVINDVIINVKKDVYSNSDYDPRYLEFSRNK; translated from the coding sequence GTGAAAAAGCTTATATCTGATAAAGCTAAAATAAAAAAGCTTCGTATTGCTACGCTGATTCTGATTCCTATCGTGGTTTGCTTTTATCTTTGGAACCCGCAGCGCATCAGAGGGGAAGAAGTCATCGGAGTATACCCTTCTCCAAATGGTACTTACGTTCTAACAACTTACCTTAACAGCGGTAATATAACCACTGATTTTTCGGTGCTTGGCCGGGTTATGAATACCAAGACGAATCGGTCAAAAAACGTCTATGATAAATATCACTGTAATGTATCCAAAGTCCAATGGCTGGACGACACCACGGTGGTCATTAACGATGTGATTATCAACGTCAAAAAAGATGTCTATAGCAATAGCGATTATGATCCCCGCTATCTGGAGTTTTCTCGTAATAAATAG
- a CDS encoding polymorphic toxin type 44 domain-containing protein, translated as MGDDITIALKGQNGRILGSVSYFAALNTGILAALMQDYTNYNYYKELQKSADRIHGVLEEIHQDLKTNIGVLRYIPLNDRKKLISVIEGYEGLCKLVLKSTGKSAECIGMLNLSSAKTRPASKASESAIDTAVKTMRGYSGLSASERLDVAKKVISRGKTAAIGNNVKRALFLKQAEQGKGTDFLEDACLKFLYTNSSKQFTGRSAKAMCSDGYISYVQKRVFLRNVSKNILNNSKTYDKMVLEEFKRISRQLEYDLADGQKQANILSPNYRKNILEAAKELDRFLHTNLHGRIPQYFNLIPIENVTDRLHRLMASTDATYASYSQAPVYQNALGTTVTIANSPVTKLKEFVLSVKDDSPIDIKSSPEWTGEWYIYEGDIIRFDAPGNILFGYVGKVFGYDDEFLCLGAGLYQLHTKGLKQLDQLTSYGDDPYDTKMIRKGIAYYNKTH; from the coding sequence TTGGGAGACGATATAACAATCGCATTAAAAGGACAGAACGGAAGGATTCTTGGGAGTGTTTCCTATTTTGCTGCGTTAAACACGGGCATTTTAGCGGCACTTATGCAGGATTATACAAATTATAATTACTATAAGGAGTTGCAAAAGTCAGCTGATAGAATACATGGCGTGTTAGAAGAAATTCATCAGGATTTGAAAACGAATATTGGCGTACTGCGGTATATACCTTTAAATGACCGAAAAAAGCTTATAAGCGTTATTGAGGGTTATGAAGGCCTCTGCAAATTAGTTTTAAAGAGCACGGGTAAAAGTGCAGAGTGCATTGGAATGCTGAATCTTTCGAGCGCTAAAACACGGCCCGCGTCTAAGGCCAGTGAAAGCGCGATTGACACCGCAGTCAAAACAATGCGAGGCTATTCGGGGTTGTCCGCCAGTGAACGCTTGGACGTTGCTAAAAAAGTAATTTCGCGGGGAAAAACTGCTGCCATTGGCAATAATGTCAAAAGGGCGTTGTTTTTAAAACAGGCGGAGCAGGGCAAGGGCACTGACTTTTTAGAAGACGCATGCTTGAAATTTTTATATACGAATAGCTCAAAACAATTTACAGGACGAAGCGCAAAAGCCATGTGCTCAGATGGTTATATTTCATATGTCCAAAAACGTGTATTTCTTCGCAATGTTTCTAAAAACATCTTAAATAATAGTAAAACCTATGATAAAATGGTATTGGAAGAATTTAAGCGTATTTCTCGGCAGCTTGAGTACGATTTGGCGGATGGGCAGAAGCAGGCAAACATCCTATCACCAAATTATCGTAAGAATATCTTGGAGGCGGCAAAAGAATTAGACCGTTTTTTACATACAAATTTGCACGGAAGAATCCCACAGTATTTTAACTTAATTCCGATTGAGAATGTTACTGATCGGCTCCATAGGTTGATGGCATCTACTGATGCGACTTATGCCTCCTATTCCCAAGCACCCGTTTATCAAAATGCTCTCGGCACAACTGTGACTATCGCAAATAGCCCAGTGACCAAATTAAAGGAATTTGTTCTTAGCGTCAAGGATGATAGTCCTATTGATATAAAAAGTTCGCCTGAATGGACCGGCGAGTGGTATATTTACGAAGGAGATATTATTAGATTTGACGCACCCGGGAACATCCTTTTTGGTTATGTAGGAAAGGTTTTCGGTTATGACGATGAGTTTCTTTGCCTAGGAGCGGGCCTCTATCAGCTGCATACGAAAGGCCTGAAGCAATTAGACCAATTAACAAGTTACGGCGACGACCCCTATGATACCAAGATGATTAGAAAAGGCATTGCCTATTATAATAAAACACATTAG
- a CDS encoding GNAT family N-acetyltransferase: MRLYDDILTKGNDVAICLTSQNYKEEITDIEHKYGLPFGRLYIVFVDGKAAGCGALRMIDEVVCEINRLYVRPQYRGLQIGKMLTERIIADGRAIGYKQMRLDTFPFMVDAIQIYANMDFMKSINITTTQQNQQFLCN; the protein is encoded by the coding sequence ATGAGATTATATGATGATATATTAACAAAGGGAAATGATGTTGCAATATGCCTTACATCACAGAACTATAAAGAAGAAATTACAGATATAGAACATAAATATGGATTACCCTTTGGACGGTTATATATTGTGTTTGTGGATGGAAAAGCAGCTGGTTGCGGTGCTTTACGTATGATTGATGAAGTCGTCTGTGAAATCAACCGACTATATGTTCGTCCTCAATATAGAGGCTTACAGATTGGGAAGATGCTAACTGAGCGCATTATTGCAGATGGAAGAGCTATAGGATATAAACAAATGCGGCTTGATACATTTCCTTTTATGGTAGATGCAATTCAGATCTATGCAAATATGGATTTTATGAAATCGATAAATATAACGACAACCCAGCAGAATCAGCAGTTTTTATGCAACTAG
- a CDS encoding carbon-nitrogen hydrolase family protein, protein MPTTFVLAQMSSHGEPAVNLKNAEEAVEKALAAYKPDLMVFPEVFMSHFPIDTDRQTRLSTAQKLEGPFVAGMQTLAKKHGIWMVFGMNEKTDDPNDDRNYNTTVMLNAKGEIVSSYHKTHLYDAFGYKESNDIKPGDDFFEPVDTPFGRIGLFVCYEVRFPEVARYQASKGADIIIMPTAWVRGDLKSHHFRTLVTARAIENTVYMVACDQIGPNHIGESVVVDPMGVPVACAGECVELLPCYIDLDRVKAIRKKLPAFKDRRPELYTI, encoded by the coding sequence ATGCCAACAACTTTTGTTCTTGCACAGATGAGTTCTCACGGCGAGCCTGCTGTGAACCTTAAGAACGCTGAAGAAGCGGTAGAAAAGGCCCTCGCAGCCTATAAGCCGGATCTGATGGTGTTCCCTGAGGTTTTCATGAGTCATTTCCCAATTGACACCGACCGTCAGACCCGCCTTTCCACCGCACAAAAACTTGAAGGTCCTTTTGTCGCCGGCATGCAGACGCTGGCAAAAAAGCACGGAATCTGGATGGTGTTTGGTATGAACGAAAAGACTGATGACCCTAACGATGACCGTAACTATAATACTACTGTCATGCTTAACGCAAAAGGCGAAATTGTTAGTTCCTACCATAAGACACATCTTTATGATGCGTTCGGTTACAAGGAGTCGAACGATATTAAACCCGGTGATGACTTTTTTGAACCTGTGGATACACCATTCGGTAGAATCGGCCTATTTGTCTGCTATGAGGTTCGCTTTCCTGAGGTGGCGCGCTATCAAGCTTCAAAAGGCGCGGATATCATTATTATGCCGACGGCTTGGGTACGCGGCGACCTTAAGAGCCATCACTTCAGAACGCTTGTTACGGCGCGTGCGATTGAGAATACTGTTTATATGGTTGCCTGCGACCAGATAGGCCCCAACCACATTGGAGAGAGCGTTGTCGTGGACCCGATGGGCGTGCCGGTGGCTTGCGCTGGGGAGTGTGTTGAACTACTACCTTGCTACATAGATCTTGATCGCGTAAAAGCTATACGCAAAAAGCTTCCCGCATTTAAAGACAGGAGACCGGAACTCTATACCATCTGA
- a CDS encoding creatininase family protein, with protein MEYKLKNMSWTEFSERSKTAKTIIIPSGACEVYGPHLPLGSDILVAEKISELVAKEVNGIVAPCVEVGQSKSLTDFPGTIAISAAALTAVYRDIIEEFVRLGFKNFFVINTHFHNTQPLNEVMEDMRIKHDIRYGQIGWWQYIPSFTTDIFEHTTPHAHAGEAGTSVLMFLVPELVHMEKAPNSPNEYTDQWPTITKSVVYGSYTKTGTIGDATLGSVEKGRIAVERGVKEIAACIKGYLEQ; from the coding sequence ATGGAATACAAGCTTAAAAACATGTCGTGGACTGAATTTTCGGAGCGCAGCAAAACAGCCAAAACCATTATCATTCCCTCGGGTGCGTGCGAAGTTTATGGCCCCCACTTGCCGCTGGGCAGCGATATTCTCGTCGCAGAAAAAATCTCAGAACTTGTAGCCAAAGAGGTTAACGGTATTGTGGCACCCTGTGTTGAGGTTGGGCAGTCCAAAAGCCTCACTGATTTTCCGGGGACTATTGCTATTTCAGCCGCCGCACTCACTGCCGTTTACCGCGATATTATTGAAGAGTTTGTCCGGCTTGGGTTTAAGAACTTCTTTGTTATCAATACACACTTTCACAACACTCAGCCGCTTAACGAGGTTATGGAGGACATGCGCATCAAGCATGACATTCGTTATGGACAGATTGGCTGGTGGCAGTATATCCCTTCCTTTACCACCGACATATTTGAGCATACAACCCCGCATGCTCACGCCGGCGAGGCGGGAACCTCGGTTTTGATGTTTCTCGTTCCCGAACTGGTTCACATGGAAAAGGCACCCAATTCGCCCAACGAATATACCGATCAGTGGCCCACCATTACCAAGAGCGTGGTATATGGTAGCTATACCAAGACCGGAACGATTGGTGACGCTACTTTGGGCTCAGTTGAAAAAGGCCGCATAGCTGTCGAGCGCGGTGTTAAGGAAATTGCAGCCTGCATTAAAGGATATTTGGAGCAATAA
- a CDS encoding pyridoxal phosphate-dependent aminotransferase, with product MRFSSKIQRCNPSPIRKFYPYQVELQKRGVKIYNLNIGQPDIKTPEAYFDVCKTFSDPVLAYAPSPGIPSLINAIQTYYAGLGCHYKEDEIIITAGGSEALWFTLNAILDDGDEILIPEPFYPNYNTFTNTTGAKVVPIPTSPEKGYRYVDRAKIESLITPNTRALMFTNPGNPTGVVLSEKELRILADIAKSHDLFLIADEVYREFVYGGEKITSIGQFDDIADNAIIIDSVSKRFSACGSRVGCLISRNRELQKNVLKLCQARLSVATLEQLAAAALYHVGPNYFSPICKEYKKRRDTVYEGIRKIPGVVCVEPQGAFYMMAKLPIDNAEQFMLWLLTEFSDNNETVIFAPGAGFYATPGKGQNEIRIAYVLNCSDLARAMELLGLAVEQYNKRGEN from the coding sequence TTGAGATTTTCTAGCAAAATTCAAAGATGCAACCCCAGCCCTATCCGCAAATTCTATCCCTATCAGGTGGAACTGCAGAAACGCGGTGTAAAAATATACAATTTAAATATTGGACAGCCGGACATAAAAACCCCGGAGGCGTACTTTGACGTATGTAAAACCTTTAGTGATCCTGTTTTGGCGTATGCACCTTCCCCTGGAATACCCTCACTAATCAATGCGATTCAGACATACTATGCTGGTCTTGGCTGCCACTACAAAGAAGATGAAATCATTATCACCGCCGGAGGCTCAGAAGCGCTTTGGTTTACGCTCAATGCTATTCTTGATGACGGTGATGAAATTTTAATTCCCGAGCCATTTTATCCAAACTATAATACCTTTACGAACACGACCGGAGCGAAGGTAGTGCCAATTCCGACATCGCCGGAAAAGGGGTATCGTTATGTGGACAGGGCAAAAATCGAAAGTCTCATAACCCCGAATACCCGCGCACTTATGTTCACCAACCCAGGCAACCCTACCGGAGTTGTTTTATCTGAGAAAGAATTACGAATACTTGCAGATATTGCAAAATCGCACGATTTATTTCTTATAGCAGATGAGGTCTACCGTGAATTTGTGTATGGTGGAGAAAAAATCACATCAATTGGCCAGTTTGATGATATTGCAGATAATGCAATCATTATAGATTCCGTATCCAAGCGCTTTTCAGCCTGCGGTTCCCGCGTCGGCTGCTTAATATCCCGAAACAGGGAGCTTCAAAAAAATGTTCTAAAACTTTGTCAGGCGCGCTTATCTGTTGCAACGCTGGAACAGCTTGCCGCTGCTGCTTTATATCATGTCGGGCCCAACTACTTTTCACCAATCTGTAAGGAATATAAGAAACGCCGCGATACCGTATATGAAGGCATTCGCAAAATTCCTGGTGTGGTCTGCGTCGAGCCGCAGGGCGCTTTTTATATGATGGCAAAGCTACCCATCGACAATGCCGAGCAGTTTATGCTCTGGCTATTGACAGAATTCAGCGATAACAACGAGACTGTTATATTTGCGCCCGGCGCTGGCTTTTACGCTACTCCGGGAAAAGGCCAGAATGAGATTCGCATAGCCTACGTATTAAACTGTAGCGATCTTGCCAGAGCAATGGAGTTATTGGGGCTTGCTGTTGAACAGTACAATAAAAGAGGTGAGAATTAA
- a CDS encoding RraA family protein has translation MEFTKELYERMMCVDPAQIGHYIQNGYMSPSIKPVFQKAKIAGPAVTVWMGGNDNAMLYYAIEHAKPGSVIVVDRGEESVHACCGDVVALVAQLNGIAGIVIDGMATDSIGIEELEFPVFCKGFSPITTNLLCQNGLYNVPVQCGGAAVTPGDIIFGDADGVIVIPPDRLEDLLVKAEKANINEAKMKEEFCAGKQMSDYFPGLHSMVKQL, from the coding sequence ATGGAATTTACGAAGGAATTGTATGAAAGAATGATGTGTGTTGATCCCGCGCAAATTGGTCATTACATTCAGAACGGCTATATGAGCCCTTCAATCAAACCTGTTTTTCAAAAGGCAAAGATAGCAGGGCCAGCCGTGACGGTCTGGATGGGTGGAAACGACAATGCAATGCTTTATTATGCTATAGAGCACGCTAAGCCCGGGTCCGTTATTGTGGTAGACAGAGGCGAGGAGTCGGTACATGCCTGTTGCGGCGATGTAGTCGCGCTGGTAGCGCAGCTCAACGGCATTGCCGGCATCGTTATCGATGGTATGGCGACGGACAGCATTGGTATTGAAGAACTGGAGTTCCCGGTTTTTTGCAAAGGCTTTTCGCCAATAACGACAAACCTTCTATGCCAAAATGGGCTCTATAATGTGCCGGTGCAATGCGGAGGGGCGGCGGTAACCCCGGGAGATATTATATTTGGTGATGCTGACGGCGTGATAGTCATCCCACCAGATCGGCTGGAAGATCTGCTTGTAAAAGCCGAAAAAGCCAATATAAACGAGGCTAAAATGAAAGAAGAATTCTGCGCAGGTAAACAGATGTCTGATTATTTCCCCGGTTTGCACTCGATGGTCAAACAGCTTTAG
- a CDS encoding alpha/beta hydrolase-fold protein, translating into MQIEKINTVIGPLERDVTVRVMLPDGYETTQQRYPVLYMNDGQYVFDKEDFPEKDSLEYARYYRRYSFSLPQVIIVAIACPNNSAERTAQYSPFTKDFDVPAGKTFESRIEGEGISYLAWLTGTLKPMIDRSYRTLSDAAHTAICGSSTGALNSLYALLKYPEFFSRAIAMSPAACIWMDHLETVLDEADYSHIKYFYLDVGTEEQGRMTEKQEFLDGAANIHNAFLSHGVPEDHIQYNIYPGGVHRLSEWKRRFPDALRWVFQDCVDR; encoded by the coding sequence ATGCAAATAGAAAAAATCAACACCGTTATCGGACCGCTTGAACGGGATGTGACCGTCCGAGTCATGTTACCGGACGGATACGAAACCACACAGCAAAGATATCCGGTGTTGTATATGAATGACGGGCAATATGTGTTTGACAAGGAAGATTTTCCTGAAAAGGACAGTCTGGAGTATGCCCGGTACTATCGTCGATATAGTTTTTCATTACCACAGGTCATTATTGTCGCCATTGCTTGCCCGAATAACTCTGCTGAGCGCACCGCGCAGTATTCTCCTTTTACCAAGGATTTTGACGTTCCTGCCGGAAAGACGTTTGAAAGCCGGATAGAAGGCGAGGGTATCTCTTATCTTGCATGGTTGACTGGCACGTTAAAGCCAATGATAGACCGCAGTTACCGTACCCTGTCCGACGCGGCACACACTGCCATTTGCGGCAGTAGCACTGGGGCGCTCAATAGTCTATACGCACTGTTGAAATATCCCGAATTTTTCAGCAGGGCCATTGCTATGAGTCCTGCCGCCTGTATCTGGATGGATCATCTTGAAACAGTCCTGGATGAAGCTGATTACAGCCACATAAAGTACTTTTATCTTGATGTGGGTACCGAGGAACAGGGTCGTATGACCGAGAAACAGGAGTTTCTCGATGGCGCAGCAAATATCCACAATGCTTTTCTCTCTCACGGTGTACCGGAGGATCATATACAATATAATATCTATCCCGGCGGTGTTCACCGTCTGTCGGAATGGAAACGACGTTTCCCTGACGCATTACGCTGGGTGTTCCAGGATTGCGTTGACAGATAA
- a CDS encoding 2-hydroxycarboxylate transporter family protein → MITVENKQSKLFMDHVMGMPPLWFGICAIIVLSSAWMGLLPKDMIGGFAVCMVLGHIMYFLGVNIPFIRKSVGGMFMVALGLGILKFLGVWPQNLLDTASGFIGGSTNFITFYICGLICGSILGMNRKLLISAGLRYFVPLVGGIFFAYAFGAIAGEIVGIGWKDTLLYIAGPIMGGGTGGGAIPLSEIYSEAMVLDKDIVFSRIYPSVTVGGITSLFLAAIINAVGKKFTALSGEGVLMKGYDLKDTEAAYDYKFSLQDLGIGLLVACSLFILGKVAGSFVPSVHYYAFVIGITAIAKISGVIPQKLEYAAIQWYKFLSSVFTITMMAGVGLTMVNIGELISILTPGFFAVCLFVVIGAVIGAGLVGMLVKFFFIESAITAGLCMSNVGGAGDVAILSASERMNLMPFAQISSRLGGAMVLILQGILVRILL, encoded by the coding sequence ATGATCACTGTAGAAAACAAACAATCCAAGCTGTTTATGGATCATGTTATGGGTATGCCGCCGCTATGGTTTGGCATCTGTGCAATCATTGTACTTAGTTCGGCCTGGATGGGTCTGCTGCCAAAGGATATGATTGGCGGTTTTGCCGTCTGCATGGTCCTTGGACACATTATGTATTTCCTCGGCGTAAATATCCCGTTTATTAGAAAATCCGTCGGTGGTATGTTCATGGTGGCATTAGGCCTCGGCATCCTTAAATTTTTAGGCGTATGGCCTCAGAATCTTCTGGATACTGCAAGCGGTTTTATCGGCGGCAGTACCAACTTTATTACCTTTTACATTTGCGGCCTCATCTGCGGCAGCATTTTGGGTATGAATCGTAAATTGCTGATTTCGGCAGGGCTACGTTACTTTGTACCGCTTGTCGGCGGCATCTTTTTTGCATATGCTTTTGGCGCCATTGCCGGCGAAATTGTCGGCATTGGTTGGAAAGATACGCTGCTTTATATCGCAGGCCCCATCATGGGCGGCGGTACAGGTGGCGGTGCCATTCCCCTGTCTGAAATTTATTCTGAGGCCATGGTCTTGGACAAGGACATCGTGTTTTCGCGCATCTATCCTTCGGTTACGGTCGGCGGTATCACTTCGCTGTTTTTAGCTGCCATTATCAACGCTGTGGGCAAAAAGTTTACTGCTCTTTCGGGCGAAGGCGTTTTGATGAAAGGTTACGATCTTAAAGACACAGAGGCCGCATATGATTATAAGTTCTCCTTGCAAGATTTGGGTATTGGTCTTCTGGTTGCCTGTTCGTTGTTCATTCTGGGCAAGGTCGCCGGCAGCTTTGTTCCCTCGGTACACTATTATGCTTTCGTTATCGGTATCACCGCTATCGCTAAAATTTCCGGCGTAATTCCTCAAAAGCTGGAATATGCCGCTATTCAGTGGTACAAATTTCTTTCCTCTGTATTCACCATCACCATGATGGCAGGCGTTGGCCTAACCATGGTTAACATTGGCGAACTGATTTCTATTCTTACGCCTGGCTTCTTCGCCGTTTGCCTGTTTGTTGTCATCGGCGCAGTAATTGGCGCAGGGCTTGTTGGAATGCTAGTCAAGTTTTTCTTTATAGAATCAGCCATCACGGCGGGATTGTGCATGTCTAACGTGGGCGGCGCGGGCGATGTCGCTATTCTTTCAGCTTCCGAACGTATGAATTTGATGCCCTTTGCGCAGATCTCTTCTCGTTTGGGCGGCGCGATGGTCCTGATTCTTCAGGGGATTCTGGTGCGGATACTATTGTAA